TATAAATTGTAATAATACCTGACCAATGTTGATTTAATGAAGCTGCTTCTGGGCGACTGTAAACTAAGCTCCAGAAAAATAAACCAATACCAACATATACGGCAGCTCCCATTTTTAAGCGTTTAAAATTTAGATGTATTACAGGTTTTTGCAACCATGAAGATGGTATAGGTACTTTATATCCTAACCAGCACATAAAAATACATAAGCAAGCCATAAATAAAACTTGCTTAATAGATCGTTCAGGAGCAGCACCAGGATAATCGACCAATGCAATTGCTTGAGGTAGTATAAATGTAGTAAAAGTAAAACCCATAAAAAATGGGTATTGATAAACTTTGTTTTTATTACTAAATCCCCAAAATATGAGACTTGCACACAAAAGAAAAAATATATATAGTAGTATTTCTGTCATTTACTTATAGTGTATATTTTTACTAGTTTTCTACAAGGGCTTGCCTAAGTTTAAGCTCAGAGCTATGAAATATCTGTTTTTGATATAAATCGGTACTATTTTTCTGCTCTTCATTTATCTTATGTGTATAAACTTCTAGTAACTTATTAGCAATAGATGAGGGGTTTTTAACCGGAACAACAAAACCGTCAATGTTGTTTCTAACAATAGAGCCAGCATTAGGGGTTGTAACTATAGGTAGTTTCCAATTCATTGCCTCATAAGTTACCATAGCTGAACCTTCGCAAATAGAAGGTAGTACAAATACATCTGCCCAAGCATACAATTCTGACATCTGTGAACGAGGTACTACACCTAGAAAACTACAAATGTCACTATATTCAGCAATACGTTGAGGTTTAATTTGTAAAGAACCTGCAACTTTACAGGTAAAAGAAATTTTTCCTTGCAGTTCTCTTAAAGCTTTTAGTAGATAAGGAATTCCTTTACGCAGTTCAACTGTTCCTGCAAATAAAATTTTTAATTCACCATTTTGCTGGTTCTGTGATTTATAAGTAACATCATACGATTGCATCTGTTTATCTTTACAGCGTCCAAGGGGCACTACAGAAACTTTGTCAGCGTTAACTCCTCTAGCTATTAAGGAATCTTTAACAAAACTAGAGCCACAAATGATGTGATCAGCTAAGTCTTGCTCATGCTGCTCCCGCTGCACCAATTCTATATCAGACTTATTGACTGTAAAAGGTGATAAAGACCAGTTTGGCCAATCCTTCTCTTCTTGTAAAAGAAGTTTATAAATTAGCGATCTTTCTGCAACTGTTTGATCCAGTATACAGCGGATACCTCTTGCTTTAGCATACTCAAATAGCTCTAGAGATGCTCCATTAAATCCATAAACAACATTTGCATTACCTAATCCTTTTTGAATAATTTTCTGACAAAATTCTTTACCTACTTTTATAGAAAGACGTGATTTTTCTTCGGAAGAAGCTTTTCTCCATGCTTGGGCATATTGATATCCGAATGTAGGAAAATGAATAATCTGTGCCGTGTCTAGTTCTGGAGTATATCGGTCAAGTCCCTTTTTAAGGGTATTAGGTAACTGATTGTATATTGCAGTGTGTTTTAAGAGAGCAGTAAGCCAAGTTTTACCTACATAAAAATCCGTATAAAAACTATCTAAAACACCCCATTGATGAAAAAGAATAGGTTGTTGATAATGTCTTCTTGCACCAAGTTGTGCTACTAATACCCTACTATTTGACATGTTAAAAACAATTTTTATGTATTAAATAATACAAGCATTTACTAAGTTAAGAACCAAAGTTAAAATACTATAGTGAATTAACTATGATTCTTTTTCTGGCTTTGCCCAAACAGAAAGTAGTTCTGAGCCAGTCAAATCTCCTAAACAAAGAGAACTCTTATCCCAATTACGGAATAAAGACAAATTATAAGGTTCTGAAGTAATAAGTAGGTTTGTTTCTCCAAAGTATTTGGTATGGAATTTCTCATCAGGTAGTTGAAGATGAACTAACCCCCAAAACTTAGAGTAATTCTTTAGATTTAAATCTCTAAACTTTTCTGATCCATTTGGACAAACTGTGTCTAATATTCCACCAGGATGTAAATGATTCTTAGCAAAAGTAAGATAGTTAGACACTGACGGTAGATGCTCAATAACATGAGGAGAAAAGATAATATCGAACTCTCCCTGTATTTCAGATAATGAGTTTTTAGCATCTATCCCTAGCTTTTCCTTAGCATACAGACATCTAGGTTTAGAAATCTCAAAAGCCGTAACTCCGTAACCAGCCTCTCTAAACTGCCAAGAACCATATCCCCATGAACAACCGTAATCTAAAAGTCTTTGCTGAGGAACTCCACCAAGTAAATCTAGAATTTTTATCCACTTACTGTAATCTTTTTCAGTATTGACTAACTTTTTATTAAGCAAATCTTGAAGCTGAATATCAGATGGCAAATCAGTTGTAAAACCTTGTTTGTAAGTATTTTGATAAAACTCTATACTTTCTTCCTCCGTAGTAGTAGGAGTACGGAAAAGTAAATTACAGTTTTCACAACGTCTTAAATCTGTAACCATGAATTTTTTCGCAATTATTTTAGCTGAAGTATAACAACACGATGGGCAAGCAATACCTTGAGAAAGTAAACGCTTAGTAAAAGAATTTAAAAAGCAACTAGTTTTAGTTTGCATAAATTATTTTTTTATGTTTTTTTTGCGAAAATTACACTAATTAATTACCAACTGTTGAAGCTACGTCAAGTTTTGTTTTGTGGTGAACCCAAAAGCAAATTCCAGCCTTTAAAGTAGATGCAATCGCCATACCATATAAAATTCCTATCTCAGAAAACCACCAACCCAAACCTAAAACGATTGCTAATCGTACTACTGGTTCCATAGTTTGAATAAGCAAATAAGAATTCTGTAAACCAGAAAGCTGTAATGCTGAGTGAAATTGAGTTGCTGCTGCGTTACTAACCACAATTACAGCTATCCAAGGAATCATCCACTCTCCATCTTTAAAGCTTTTTCCTAAAAATAAATTTAATAAGTCAGAGCCTATTAGTGTCCCTCCTAAAGCTAATCCAGCTAATACAATTACAAATACTATTAACGTTTTAACCATGTAACGATGGACTAAAGTTGGTTGCTTCCAGTCTAAACGTGCCGTGCTACTCACTGTAAGAGCTTGTGATACAAGCCCCACAGGTAACATCATGGCAGTAATTCCTGTGTAATAGCCTAGTGTTATTAATGTACCAAAAAGTGAAAAAGCCCAGATATCTAACTTGCTACTAAAAGTTTCCAAAGAAAATGGAATAAAACCTCTTTTAATTATAGTTAAAGGCGGTCTTGTTTGTATTGTGTCTCCGTAAAGAAGCTTATTTTTTTTGATTAAACCAAAAATAAGTGATACTACATGAATAATAAAATAAATAAATACTGCTGAGCTTACAGAGAGAGAGTCGGAAAAAACAAAAGCAAATAATAAAAACAAGTAACTTAAGCTTAAACTCATTCGCATAGCATATCTACCATCAATACTACCTGTAGCATTGTAAGTAGCAGCTAAACATTCACACAGAAAATGTATAGGAAATTTGGCACAATAAATTGCACTTATTATACGAGCCTCCAAGGGAAGCTTTACATACATAAGACTGCTAAAAATACCAATAGGAATAAATATAATTGAAAGCAAAATTGTATAATAATTTGTTCTACGCCAAGCTTCTCTACCAGATATTTGTTTAGAAGTGATTAAACCTACTAAAAGCCGATTCCATTGACAGCTACCTAGAGCAAAAATAGTACTAGGAATTAGAATAACAGATGCTAATAAGCCTCTGTCTTCAGCACCTAAAGCTCGGTTAAGTACTATCGAAGCAGGAAATGATAAAGCTGTAATTAGAATCTCCCATCCCAAACTTCGCGATGCTCCTGGCGTAACTTTATCTAAAATCTTGATAAATTTAGTTACTCGCCTCAGTGATATGATTTTGTTGCCTTCAAGCATGTAATATAAAAGGAGCTTTAAAGGATTAATTACAAAGGTAATTTAACGCCGTATAAGTTGAGTAACCAAGCGAGTTTTTACTGATATATTTTTATATTTTTTTTGATTGGAACTAGTTTATTCAGTAAATTTACGGTACCAAGTTCAAAGGTCTATAGGTCGTTTTAAGATTCTGTTGTTGTACTCCACGTATAAGTACTACATTCGAGGTGACAAGTTCAACTTAATAAATGCGATCGCTTTCCACCACTTTATACATTCATCCGTACGATCGCATAGTGTAGTCATACAAAATTCAACTTATTTGTATTGCGTCATGATAATTGCGATCGCTTCTCGATCAATACGTGCGATCGCCTACCTAATGCAAACTCGACTTCTAGATGGGGTGTTTTGATAAATGCGATCGCCTAAAAAAATAGAGGCACGTATTATGCCTCTGTCATTGCTATTTATAGAGTGAACAATAGTTGTTATTGTGCAGTGGAAGTTGCAGTTACGAGCGCAGTTAACACTGATTGCACAGCAACAAGTTCTGGTGGTGGATTGCCCAAAGCTGCGCCACTTGCATCGATAACCGCGTTGTAGGCTTGTACTGCTGCTAACAAGTTTGCTGGAGATGCTGTACCGTTAGCAATTAATCCTTGGAGAGCCCCGATAAGTTCTGCTGCTAAGGCGGGGTCGTCAACTAAGGATGCGATCGCACTTTCTAAAGCATCTGAATCGCCTGTTCCTGTAAGTAGTGCTAACAAAGTTTGCTGTACCGTGACAGGAATACTTGCAATAGCAACCCCAGGAACGGCAACTGGTAATGTTCCTTGTGCTAATTGAGCGCTGATGATGCCGATCGCTTGTCTGAGGGCAAGAGCAAGTGCAGCGCTAGAGAGGAACGCTCTCGAACCACCTCTTGGAATAGGAGCAAAAGCACCACCTGCAATATCGCCTGTTGTAATAATTGCACCTGTCACGTCAGAAGCATTGCCGACCTGTGCTTGAGCAGGTGTTGCAAAAACGAATAAGGAAGTTCCTAATGCTAAACCAATAGATAGCTTTTTTAGAATATTGTTCATAGTTCAAATCTCATCAGTACTTGTTTTATAAAGCTTGCTAAAAAGAAATCGCGTAGCCGACACCAAGAATAAATCTGGCCCCGTCACCTGCATTTCCTGTAACATCAGCGATCGCCGGAGTAATAACTAATGGGAAGTTGAAAGGAACGATCGAAGCACCCAAGTTTAAGTCTTGACCTGTCCAATCGGCAATGAGTGTGACTCGCTCTAAAGCTTGTAACCCAACGCTACCAAAGATATTGACGGTTTCGTTACCAGCTTGGACATCGCTTTCTGAGCGGAAACGACCGCCACCTAGTCCTAAAGATAAAGTCAGCTTACTTAAAGGATCAGCAGGGTCATCCCGCAAGGGAATAATCTTACTAACGACACCATAAACACTGCTACCACCATCGGTAGAACCCCAAGTCGTCGCATTTTCAACACCAATTGCGACACCAAAGTTATTTGGTAATACGCGATGCAGTTTAAAACTGACACCACCATCTTCAAATGTATCGCCGATTAAATCGACAACCGAAACCGCAACTTCTAACCCGACAGCACGTTCCGCGTCGCCTAAACCAAAACCAAAGGAAACTCCACCGTCAGAGCGACTGGTATTTCGCGCTCGTGATTGAAAACTTGCACCTAAGAACGCATCACCCCAATCAGCACCAAACGCGGTAGGCGAACCAACAGTCGATCCACCACCGGGTACTGTGGGTCTAATCGTATCGACGATTGTGGGTGGTTCAATGCGAAACTGTTCGCGTAACTGCGCGACTTCTTGTTCTGCGGGCGGTGTTGCAGGTTCTGGGGCTGTAGCAATGGTTTCGTAACCTACAATAAACTGATTTGCCACATCGGTTGGTTCTAGAGGAGGTACTGTACCGTTACGGACTAAAGCTTGATAAATAAACGCCGCAACATCCGCACGTGTCGCAACTTGATTGGGATTGAGCGTTGCTAGGTTAGGGTAGTTAACGACTATCCGATTTTCGGTTGCAGCAGCGATCGCATTGCGGGCAAAATCAGGAATATCCGCAGCATCCTGGAAGTTATCTAGAATCGCGATATCGCTTGCTGTTAAGTTCAATCC
This region of Chroococcidiopsis sp. TS-821 genomic DNA includes:
- a CDS encoding glycosyltransferase family 4 protein, whose translation is MSNSRVLVAQLGARRHYQQPILFHQWGVLDSFYTDFYVGKTWLTALLKHTAIYNQLPNTLKKGLDRYTPELDTAQIIHFPTFGYQYAQAWRKASSEEKSRLSIKVGKEFCQKIIQKGLGNANVVYGFNGASLELFEYAKARGIRCILDQTVAERSLIYKLLLQEEKDWPNWSLSPFTVNKSDIELVQREQHEQDLADHIICGSSFVKDSLIARGVNADKVSVVPLGRCKDKQMQSYDVTYKSQNQQNGELKILFAGTVELRKGIPYLLKALRELQGKISFTCKVAGSLQIKPQRIAEYSDICSFLGVVPRSQMSELYAWADVFVLPSICEGSAMVTYEAMNWKLPIVTTPNAGSIVRNNIDGFVVPVKNPSSIANKLLEVYTHKINEEQKNSTDLYQKQIFHSSELKLRQALVEN
- a CDS encoding bifunctional 2-polyprenyl-6-hydroxyphenol methylase/3-demethylubiquinol 3-O-methyltransferase UbiG; the encoded protein is MQTKTSCFLNSFTKRLLSQGIACPSCCYTSAKIIAKKFMVTDLRRCENCNLLFRTPTTTEEESIEFYQNTYKQGFTTDLPSDIQLQDLLNKKLVNTEKDYSKWIKILDLLGGVPQQRLLDYGCSWGYGSWQFREAGYGVTAFEISKPRCLYAKEKLGIDAKNSLSEIQGEFDIIFSPHVIEHLPSVSNYLTFAKNHLHPGGILDTVCPNGSEKFRDLNLKNYSKFWGLVHLQLPDEKFHTKYFGETNLLITSEPYNLSLFRNWDKSSLCLGDLTGSELLSVWAKPEKES
- a CDS encoding lipopolysaccharide biosynthesis protein, coding for MLEGNKIISLRRVTKFIKILDKVTPGASRSLGWEILITALSFPASIVLNRALGAEDRGLLASVILIPSTIFALGSCQWNRLLVGLITSKQISGREAWRRTNYYTILLSIIFIPIGIFSSLMYVKLPLEARIISAIYCAKFPIHFLCECLAATYNATGSIDGRYAMRMSLSLSYLFLLFAFVFSDSLSVSSAVFIYFIIHVVSLIFGLIKKNKLLYGDTIQTRPPLTIIKRGFIPFSLETFSSKLDIWAFSLFGTLITLGYYTGITAMMLPVGLVSQALTVSSTARLDWKQPTLVHRYMVKTLIVFVIVLAGLALGGTLIGSDLLNLFLGKSFKDGEWMIPWIAVIVVSNAAATQFHSALQLSGLQNSYLLIQTMEPVVRLAIVLGLGWWFSEIGILYGMAIASTLKAGICFWVHHKTKLDVASTVGN
- a CDS encoding S-layer homology domain-containing protein, translated to MLILKPALYILAALAISNLGQVAYASPSVELPDSHTIRDLNARDNATSFKVNTAHLLQQQAAQDSSTKTNSYNIAQAITFPDIQNNWAQSFIEALAARNVISGFPDGTFRPNAPVTRAQFAAMISKAFPLTQQREAIAFNDVPPFYWASDAIQAAYRSGFLAGYPNNIFLPEQNIPRAQALVSLASGLNLTASDIAILDNFQDAADIPDFARNAIAAATENRIVVNYPNLATLNPNQVATRADVAAFIYQALVRNGTVPPLEPTDVANQFIVGYETIATAPEPATPPAEQEVAQLREQFRIEPPTIVDTIRPTVPGGGSTVGSPTAFGADWGDAFLGASFQSRARNTSRSDGGVSFGFGLGDAERAVGLEVAVSVVDLIGDTFEDGGVSFKLHRVLPNNFGVAIGVENATTWGSTDGGSSVYGVVSKIIPLRDDPADPLSKLTLSLGLGGGRFRSESDVQAGNETVNIFGSVGLQALERVTLIADWTGQDLNLGASIVPFNFPLVITPAIADVTGNAGDGARFILGVGYAISF